Within Deinococcus actinosclerus, the genomic segment TCGAAGGTGAAGGCCAGCGTGCCCGCCGGGGGGGTGACCACGCCGCTCAGCGCCGAGCCCACCGCCGCCGCGCCGGGCGCCACGAGCAGGGTGGTCAGGCGGTCGGCGCCGACGCGCGTGCGGCCGTCGCCCACGAACGCGGTGAGCAGGGTCGGGTCGGCCTTGGCCCGCACGCTGTTCACGGTCACGCTGAAGCCCGCGCCGCTCAGGACGTAGCGGGGCCGGGGGTAGCCGAAGAGGGTATCGCCCTGCGCGGTGAAGCCCAGCGTGGCGCGTTTTTCCAGGCTGGGCGCGGTCATCAGGCCGCCCGTGGCGACCAGGTCCACCGGGAGGTGCGTGCCCGGATCGAAGTACCCGCCGTTCACGCCCGCCACGCCGCCCACCCGCTTGACCAGATCGGCCACGCCGCTGGCCTGCCCGGTCGGGGCACTCACCACGCGCGGCTGGTAGCGGGCCGGGTCGAAACTCAGGAGGTGCAGGCCGCCCAGCTGCCGGTAGGTCACGCCGTCCGGCAGGGCGTCCGGATCGACGGGGGGCGGCACGGCGCCGTCGAGGTAGGTGGTCGTGTCGATCACGACCCGCTCCGGATTGTTCAGCGTGAAGATCTCACTGCGCCCACCCCCGGTCGTGAGGCCCACCACGGCGCCCTGCGGCGACTGCGTGAGGCTCAGGGTGTCGCCGGATTCGAGGGTCTGCGTGCCCGGCGTGACGGATACCCCACTCAGGGTCACGGTCAGCCCGTTCTGGCGCCGTGCGACGCTGGCCGCCGCCGCGCCGCTGAGTTCCAGCACGACCCGCTGCACCTCCACCGTGCGGTGCAGGGTGCGGCTCACGCGCACGGTGTCCAGGTTCACCGTGAAGGTCGGCTGGGGCTGGGGTTGGGGCAGGGGAGAGGGTGCGGGCACCGGCGCCGGGGTCATGCCGGGGGCTCCGCCCGGCGCCGGCGTCTGCGCCAGATCCGGCGAGGGCGGCAGGGTCACGGCGGGCACACTGGCGGGCGCGGCGAAGTCCAGCAGGGCGGGTGTGTCGGCGAGCAGCTGAAGGCCCAGCGCATTCAGGGCGGCCAGTGGCACGAACAGACTGCCGCCGGTCAACTGAGGCGCGGGCAGTTTCGCGCTCAAGGTGAAGCCGACGGCGCGCCACCCGGTCGCCGGGGCGTAGCGCAGCTCCCGCGTGCCCAACAGCAGGCGCACGTCCACCGGGTCGTTGCGGACGGTCACGCCCAGGCGCGGCAGCGTCCACACGGGCAGCATCTCCCCGCCGGGCAGCGCCTGCGTCCCCACCGCCGCCGACTGCACCACCCCTCCGATCGCCACGGGCCGCGCGCCCGCCAGACCCAGCAGCGACGAGCCCAGCAGGGCGGCGCTCAGCGTGAGGACGGGAGCGGGGCGGCGGGAGCGGACGGGTCGGGGCGCGGTCACGCCGGGGAGTGTAGCGCCCGCCTGCGCGCGGGCTGGTGAGCGTCCCGTCAGCTTCATGATCGGCGGTCAGCCGAAGTGACGAGCTTGTATGAAATGTGTTTTTATACTTGAATCATATGATCGAACCTTCACTGGCGCTGTATGGGGACGCCTTCGAACGCGTCGACGACCTCATTCAGGAACTCCTGGACACCACCGGCGTCCGCTACGGCCTGCTGGTCGACCGCAAGGGCTTCGTGCTGTCGCACAAGGAGGCCCTGTGGGCGCCGCGCCCCCCCGCACTCGACAGTGTCGCCACGCTGGTCGCCAGCAACGCCGCCGCGACCGCCGCGCTGGCGAACATGCTGGGCGAGCGCACCTTCAGCGAGCAGATCCACCAGGGGGAAAACGGCACCCTGTACGTGGAATCGGTCGGGACCGACTCGCTCCTCACCCTCATCTTCGATGCCAGCGTGCCGCTGGGCAAGGTGAAGGTGTACGCCAAGAAGAGCATCTCGCAGATCGCCGCGATCCTCGACGAACTCAAGGACATCCCCCCCGTGCAGCTGGGCGAGGACTTCAGCGCGGGCGCGACCTCGCTGCTCGACGACCTGCTGGGCTGAGCCGCCCCGCCCGGTCCCGGCTGAATCCGCGTTGGCCCTCACCGTCCGCCTGCATTCCACCATCACAGGAGTCCCATGAGCACCATCAACTTCGCGGCGCGCGAAATCAACTGCAAGATCGTCTACTACGGCCCCGGCATGAGCGGCAAGACCACCAACCTCAAGCACGTCTTTTCCAAGGTGCCCGGCCACCTGCGCGGCGAGATGGTCTCCCTGGCCACCGAGGACGAGCGCACGCTGTTCTTCGACTTCCTGCCCCTGGACCTGGGCACCGTGCAGGGCTTCAAGACCCGCTTCCACCTGTACACCGTGCCCGGACAGGTGTTCTACAACGCCAGCCGCAAGCTGATCCTGCGCGGCGTGGACGGCATCGTGTTCGTCGCCGACAGCGCCCCCAACCGCCTGCGCGCCAACGCCGAGAGCATGCGCAACCTGCGCGAGAACCTCCAGGAGCACGGCATCGACGTCCGCGACGTGCCGATCGTGCTGCAGGTCAACAAGCGCGACCTGCCCGACGCGCTGCCGCTGTCCATGATCCGCGCGGTGGTCGATCCCAAGCAGGAACTCATGATCTTCGAGGCCGTGTCCGACAAGGGCGTGGGCGTGTTCGAGACCCTCAAGACCGTCAGCCGCCTCGTGCTCGAACGCCTGTCCCAGAACAAGTAAACGTCGACGCTGCCCTGCGCCCCGCCCGGATTCAGATCCGGGCGGGGAATTGCTGCGTGGGGCCGGCACGAGCCGCAGGTACGTGCGCTGGAGCTTCCCCCTGGTTCCCAGTCCGCCTCTGTGGCCCACGCGGTCCGGGCAGCAGGCGCGGCGCATCCCGTATGCTGGGGCGTAATGAGCGCCGTGATCCACCTGCAAGCGCTCGGGCTGACCGAGTACGAGGCCCGTGCCTACACCGCCCTGCTGGCCCTGGGCCGCGCCGTCCCGGCCCGCGTGGCCCGGCAGGCCGGCATTCCCCGGCCCAAGATCTACGAGACGCTCGAACGGCTTGAGGGCCGCGGACTGGCCGCCAAGGTCGGGCAGAACCCGCTGGAGTACGCGCCGCTCAGCGCCCGCGAGTACCTGGCCCGCGCCCGCCGGGCCTTCGACGACCGCCTCGGCGCTCTCGACCGCGACCTGTCGCGCCTGGCCCCGGACCCCGCGCCGGAAGCGGTGTACCACCTGTACGGCGAGGCTGCCATCCGCAGCCTGTGCGAGGACCTGACCCTGAACGCCCGCCGCAGCCTGTACATGGCCGGGGACGCCAGCTTCGCCGACCGGCTGGAGCGCCTCAGCCCGCGCGGCGTGGACCTGTACCGCACGCCCCTGGCGAACCTGCCCGCCATCGCCGCGCCTGGGCAGCGCGCGTTCCTGCTCGCCCGCGACGGCGAGGCCGCGCTGGTCGCCCACTTCATCGACGAGGGCGGCGTGGGCGAGGCGCACGGCGTCCATACCCACAATCCCGTAATCATCCACCTGATCGAGGGCTACGTGCAGCTGGCCGCGCAGCAGCTCCAGCCGCGCTGACAGCCGCCCGATTGCCACGTTGTTGACAGTCCGGGGGGTCGCTGCTAGCATAGCTGAGCCTCAAACGAGGCGGCAAGGCAAGCGAGGGGCTGTGGCGCAGTTGGGAGCGCGTCTGAATGGCATTCAGAAGGTCAGGGGTTCGAATCCCCTCAGCTCCACCAGAAGGTGCCCCGCACGCACGCGGGGCTTTTTCAAGGCGATGTAGCTCAGCTGGTTAGAGCGAACGACTCATAATCGTTAGGTCCCCGGTTCAAGTCCGGGCATCGCCACCACCAGAACTCCGACCCCCACCGGGTCGGGGTTTTTGCTTGTCCTGGGGCGTCCCTGCGTGTGTGACCGCACCCTGCGCGGGTCGGGGCGCGGGCCTAGAATACCTGCCATGTCGTATGTCTCCCTGACTCCCACGCGCGGCGAGGTGCCGCGTGACACCCTGGTCCGCTGGCTGAACGAGTACCTGAACGTGGGGGCCTTCAAGGACCCCAGCCTGAACGGCCTACAGATCGAGGGCACCGGCACGGTGCGGCGCGTGGCGGTCGCGGTGGACAGCAGCCTGAAGACCATCCAGCACGCGGCGGACAGCGGCGCGGACCTGCTCATCACGCACCACGGGCTGTTCTGGGGTGACCCGCTGGCCCTGAGCGGCCCGCACCGCGAGCGGGTCCGCACGGCGCTCATGGCGGACCTGAACCTGTACGTGTCGCACATCCCGCTGGACGCGCACCCGGTGGTGGGGAACAACGCGATGATCGCGCAGGCGCTGACGCTGCAGCACACCGAGCCGTTCGGCGAGTGGGCGGGCGGGAAGATCGGCATTGCCGGCGAGCTGCCCTTCGAGCAGTCCCTGCAGGACTTCGCGGACCGCGTGCAGAAACTGACCGGGGAGATCTGCCTCGTGCACGGCGGCGGGCGCTCCCCGACCGTGCGGCGCCTGGGCGTCCTGAGCGGCAGCGGCGCGGGCAGCATCGCTGAAGCGGCCGCGATGGGCCTGGACACCCTGCTGACCGGCGAGCCCGAGCACAAGCACTTCCATGACGCCTTCGAGTACGGCGTGAACGTGATCTACGCCGGGCACTACGAGACCGAGGTGTTCGGCGTGCGCGCCCTGGCCGCCCGCCTGGAGGACGAGTTCGGGCTGGCGTGGCAGTTCCTGCACCACCCCACCGGCCTGTGACGCCGCTGCACCCGGGCCTGTTCGTCAGCTTCGAGGGGCCCGAGGGGGCCGGGAAGAGCACGCAGCTCGCCCGGCTGGCCGCGCACCTGGACACCCGCGGCACGCCGCACCGCCTGACCCGCGAGCCCGGCGGGACGCCCCTGGGCACGCGGGTGCGCGAGGTGCTGCTCGACCCCGCGCTGACCATCGACCCGCTGCCGGAATTCCTGCTGTACTCCGCGAGCCGCGCGCAGCTCGTGGCGAACGAGATCCGACCGGCGCTGAACCGGGGCGAGGTCGTCGTGTGCGACCGTTACGCCGATTCCAGCCTCGCGTACCAGGGGGCGGGTCGCGGCCTGCCCGTGAACCTCCTGCGGGAGATCACACTGGCCGCCACGGACGGCCTCACGCCGGACCTGACGGTGCTGCTCGACCTCGACCCGGTGCTCGGCCTGGAACGCGCCGCGCGGCGCGGGCAGCCCGACCGGCTGGAACAGGCGGATCTGGACTTCCACCGCCGGGTGCGCGCCGGGTTCCTGCACCTCGCGGAGCAGACGCCCGCGCGCTTCCTGGTGCTGGACGCCACCCGCCCGGCCGACGACCTGTCGGACGCGATCTGGCAGGCGGTGCAGGCGCGCCTGCCCTGACGACGGGGCAGGGCAAGGGGGGCGGCCACGCGGCTCGCCCCCCTTTACATGCTGTAGTTCAGCGGCCTGTGCGGGCGCGGCCGGTCGTGCCGGGCTCCTCGGGTTTCACGCCGGGCAGCTTCACCTCGAACAGGGTGGGCCAGCGCTTGCCGGTCAGCAGCAGCGTGCCGCGCTCGGGCACGAACGCGATACCGTTGGGCACGTCGTCGAAGGTCAGGGTGTGCCCGGCCTTCGCGGCGGCCGCGCTGACCTCGCGGGTCAGGGCCGACACGTCGATCCAGGCGGTGACCTTCCCGGTCTGCGGGTCGATCCGCGCGACGCGGTCGGTCAGCCACACGTTCGCGTACACGCTGCCCTGCACGTACTCCAGTTCGTTCAGGTTCTTCACGGGCTGCCCGGCGTCCGTGACCTGCACGCTCCGCTTGATCCGGAAGGTCTTCGGGTCGCGCCACACCAGCGTCGGCGAGCCGTTACTCATGATCAGGGCCTTGCCGTCGGTGGTCAGCCCCCAGCCCTCGCCGCTGTAGCGGTAGCGGCCGGTCTCCTTGAGGGTCGCGGCGTCGAAGGTGACGGCCACGCCGTCCTCCCAGGTGAGGTGGTAGACCACGGCGTTCAGCGCCGTGACCCCCTCGCCGAACGCCGTGGCGATGGGCGTGGCGACCCGGGCGAGCACCTTCCCGGTCTTCAGGTCCACGCGGCGCACGCCGGACTGCCCCTCGATGCCGGTGCTTTCCAGCAGCGTGCCGCCCCCAGGTACTGCAACCCTTCCGTGAAGGCCGCGCGGTCATGGGGGTAACGGGCGGTCACGGTGGGCGTCAGGACAGGCGTGCCGACCGACTGGGCGGCAGAGGGGGACGCCGACAGGGTCAGCAGCAGGTAGGGAAGCAGGAGGGCACCGGAACGCACGCCCCCATGGTAGCGGCCTGCGCCCGGGCCGCGTGGGGGCGTCTGCCCGGGCGCGGGTTGATGAAGGTCGCCCGAAGGTCACGGGCCTGCGGAAGCGGTCACGCCCAGACCCCATCCGGCCGTCGTCCGCACGGCCTCGTGGGGGTCGTCCAGCAGCGGCGCCAGATGCCCGGTCTCGCCCCACTGCGCCAGTGCCCAGGCGGCCGCCTCCCGCACCTCCCAGGCGGGGTCCTGCGCGCCCATGAGGAGCAGCGGCCAGCCCTGCGGCGCGCGGGTGTTCCCCAGGACCGTCAGCGCGTTGCGGGCCATGCCCTTGCGCCGGGGGCGCAGGAACGCCGTGCCCGCCCACTGCCGCTCGAACTCCCGCTCACTGACGCCGAAAAAGCGGGTCAGGTCCGGGTGGGCCAGCTCCGGATCGGGCCGCAGGAACCGCGCCAGCGGGCCCGCCTTCAGGGTCCACGGGCAGACCTCGCTGCACACGTCACAGCCGAACAGCCACTCACCCATCCCAGGCCGCAGCTCGGGCGGGATCGGCCCGCGGTGCTCGATGGTCAGGTACGACACGCAGCGCCGCGCATCGATCGCGCGGTCCGGGCCGATCGCGGCGGTGGGGCACGCGGCCACGCAGCGCGTGCAGCGCCCACAGCGGTCCGGGTGGGCCTGCGCCGCGCCGGGGTGCGGCAGGTCGGTCAGCAGGACCGCCAGCGTCACGAACGCGCCCAGAGACGTGCTGACCAGCATCCCGGACTTCCCGCGCCAGCCCAGGAACGCGCCCGACGCGAACAGCCGCTCCATGACCGGCCCGTGATCCACGTACCCGCGCGCCCGCACACCCAGCCGCGCGGCCTCCGCCTCCAGTTGCGACAGGACCGGCTGGAGCTGGTCGTGGTAGTCCGGCGTCCACGCGTAGCGCGCCACGCGGCCCACCCGCACGCCCCCCTCCGGCACGGGCGGCGGCGCGAACGCGTGCGACACGCCGAGCACGAGCACGCTCTGCACGCCCGAGAGGCGCTGGGAAGGATCGGCCCGCACCGGCAGCTGCCGCTCCAGGTAGCTCATGCCCGCGTGCCGCCCCGCCGCCAGCCACCCCGCGTACTCGTCCACCGCCGCGCGCGGCACCTGCGCCGGAGCCCACCCGACCGCGTCCGCCCCCAGGCTCAGGGCGAGGTCGTGCAGCCGGTCATGGGGCGAGGCGCTCATCGCCGCGCAGTATGCCGCGCCGCCCGCACCGGAAAGGGGAGAGGCCGCACCCTGACAGCGGCGCGGCCCCCTGCTGCTGTCCCTTACAGCGTCTCTTTCGCCAGCGCCCAGGCGCGCTCGAAGACCTCGCCGCGTTCGGGGCGGGCCATCACGCGCGCCAGCCCCTGCGCGAGGGTCATGCTGGGCACCGTGACCTCCGTGACGCGCTGCACGTCGTCCCAGTGGCAGGCGGCCAGGGCGATGTCGCCCTGCTCGGCCTTCAGGCTGAAGTGCACGCCGTCGCCGCGCAGCTCCACGCCGCACAGGTCGCCGTTCTCACGGCCGCAGCGGCCCAGCCGGAAGTCCACGGTGCTCAGGTCCGTCCAGCCCAGCGTGCTCGCGATGAACCCCGCGAACAGCCGCGCCGGCAGGTCCTTCTTCCCGGCGTGCCGGACGGTCAGGTGCGTCACGCGTCCCAGCTGCCGCGCCGCGTCCGGCGAGTCGAACAGCTGCGCCAGCGCCTCGCGCCACCCGGCCGAGCGGCTCCAGCCCAGGTCCGCCAGCGCGTAGTGCCGGGACGGCGGGACGTCCAGCGTCAGGCTGTCCACGATCACCTGATCGGCGATCTCGGTCAGTTCGGCCAGCAGCGTGCCCTCGGGCCGGCTGTCCGCGCCCCACCACACGTGGTTTACGGTCGCCGGGCGGATCAGTGGCAGGATCGCGCCCTGCAACTGCTCGGGACTGGCCTCCAGCGTCAGGCGTTCCACGTACAGCCCGCCCGACTGCGGCACGAGCGCGGCGTGCACGGTCAGGTCGTCGGTGCCGTCCATCACGCCGATGATCTGCCGCCCCGCGTACCGGCCCTCCAGGCCCGCTAGGGCCTCCTGCACGCGGCCCAGGTGCCGCTTCACGGTCAGGGCGATCATGTTGCCGGTGTAGGCGCGCGTCTCGACGTCCGTCTGCGCCCACAGTTCGTCCAGGGTCGCCTGGGCCTTGCGGACGGTGGTGTCCACCGGCCCCAGCGGTTTCAGGTCGGTCGCGTAGGTCACGCCCTCACCTCCCGGGTCACAGGCGCCGCCAGCGGCGGTCGTCGCCCATCAGGTCGTCGGCCGCGTCGGGGCCCCAGGTGCCGGACGTGTAGTTCGGGAAGTCCGGGCCCTCGCCCTTCTTCGGCTTGCGGGCGGGGTCGGTGTCCCACACGCTCAGGATGCCGCTGACGATCTGCCACGCCAGGTCCACCTCGTCCTCGCGCGGGAAGAGGGTCGCGTCGCCCACCATCGCGTCGAGCAGCAGGCGGGAGTACGGGCTTTCGAGCTGCGCGCCGAACGCGTCGTAGCGGAAGTCCATGACGACCTCGCGCAGCACCATCTCCTGCCCCGGCGTTTTACTGCTGAATTTCAGGCTGACGCCCTCGTCCGGCTGGATGCGGAAGGCCAGCACGTTGCGCTCCAGGCCGCCCGGGAAGATACCCAGCGGGGGCCGCTTGAACACCACGGCGATCTCCGTGACCTTCTTCGGCAATCTCTTGCCGGTGCGCAGGAAGAACGGCACGCCCTGCCAGCGCCAGTTGTCCACTTCCAGCTTCAGCGCCACGTACGTGGGCGTCACGCTGCCCTCACGCACGCCGGGCTCGTCGCGGTAGCCGGGGACCTTCTCGCCGTACAGGGTGCCCGCGCCGTACTGACCGCGCACGGCGACCTCCGGCACGCGCCCGGCCGGGATCTCCTTCACGGCGCGCAGCACCTTCACTTTCTCGTCGCGGATGGCGTCCGCGTCGAAGGCCGCCGGGGGCTCCATGGCGGTCAGCGCGAACAGCTGCATCAGGTGGTTCTGCAGCATGTCGCGCACCACGCCCGCCTCCTCGTAGTACCCGGCGCGGCCCTCCAGACCCAGGTCCTCGGAGGCGGTGATCTGCACGTGATCCACGTACCCGCGATTCCACAGCGGCTCGAAGATGGCGTTCCCGAAGCGGATCGCCATGAGGTTCTGCACCGTCTCCTTGCCCAGGTAGTGGTCGATGCGGTACACCTGCGACTCGTTCCACACATGATGGATCGCGTCGTTCAGGGCGCGCGCCGAGGCGAGGTCACGCCCGAAGGGCTTCTCGATCACCAGCCGGCGCCAGCCCTCGGACTCGTCCGCGAGGCCCAGGCGGCCCAGGCCGTTGCTGATCGGTTCGAACAGGCTCGGCGGCGTCGAGAGGTAGAACAGGGCGTTCTTGCGGCCCCCATGCGCCTCCTCGGCGCGGTCGAGTTCGCGCCCCACCTTCTCGTACACCTCGTCCCCGGCGAAATCCCCGAACTCGTAGTACAGCAGTTCGCGGAACTTCTCCAGGCTGCCCGGCTGGATGGCGTCCGTCTCCTTGCTGTCCTTCAGGGCCTGGATGGCGTAGTCCTTGAACTGCTCGTCCGTCATCTCCTGCCGGCCCACCCCGACGATGTTGAACGCGCTGCCCAGCAGGCCGTCCTGCCACAGGCCGAACACGGCGGGCAGCAGCTTGCGGCGCGAGAGGTCGCCGGTGGCGCCGAAGATCACCAGCGTGGCGGGTTCTGGCGCGCGGTTGCGGCGCATCAGGGCGCGGAAGGGGTTCGTGCCGTCCTCGCCGGGGGCGCCCGCCGCGCGTTTCGGACTGGCCTTTTTCGGGGCCACCTGCTTCTTCTTCGGGGCGGGTTCAGCCACGCCCACCTTCTGCGCGGCGGCCTTGCGGGTCACGTTCTCCTGCACCTCGCTGGCCTTCACACCCCTGGCGCGGGTGGGCTTCGCGGTGGGCTTGCTGCCTGCCTTTTTCGCCGCGGGCTTCTTAGCTGCGGAGTCCGTTGCCTTGGCACTCTTGCGGGTCATGCGTCACCCTTCACGCGCTGCTGGCCGGTCTCACCCAGCTGTTCGGCGGCGCTGCCCTCGCCCGCGCTGGCGGTCTGGCCGATGTTCTCGGGTGCGGCCACCTTGGGGTGATCGCCGGGCGCCACCTCGGGCACCAGGCCCTCCTGGCGTGGGGACTCGATGGTCTTCACGGCGTGCCCGCCGAACGCGCGGCGCATCGCGGAGAGCATCTGACCGGCGTAGCTGACCTCCTGCTGGCTGCGGAAGCGCATCTGCGTCGCCAGGGTGATCACGGGGGTCGGCACGCCCAGTTCGATGGAGTCGATGATCGTCCAGCGGCCCTCGCCACTGTCCGCCACGTAGTCCGAGAGCTTCTCGAATTCGGCCTTGTTCTGCAGGGCCTCGGCGGTCAGGTCGAGCAGCCAGGAGCGCACGACGCTGCCGTGCCGCCACAGTTCGGCGATCTGCGCCATGTCGAGGTTGAAGTCCTGGTGCGCCTTCATGAGCTCGAAGCCCTCGGCGTAGGCCTGCATCATGCCGTACTCGATGCCGTTGTGGACCATCTTCACGTAGTGCCCGCTGCCGGCGGGGCCCATGCGGCCCCAGCCCCGGTCAGCGGCGGGCGCGAGCGCCTCGAAGGCGGGCCGCAGGCGCTCGACGGCCTCCTCGGCGCCGCCGATCATCATGGCGTAGCCTTCCTTGAGGCCCCACACGCCGCCGGACGTGCCGACGTCCACGAAGTGGATGCCTCTGGCGGACAGTTCCTCGGCGCGGCGGATGCTGTCCTTGTAGTTGCTGTTGCCGCCGTCGATGATGATGTCGCCGGGTGCGAGGCGTGAGGCGAGGTCGTCGATGACGCTCTGGGTGATCTTCCCGGCGGGCACCATGACCCACACGGCGCGGCTGCCGGGCTCGCCCAGAGCGGCGATCAGTTCGTCCATGCTGCGGGCACCACGGGCGCCCTGACGTTCGATCTGCGCGACGGATTCCTCGCTGCGGTCGTAGCCGGTGACCTCGATGCCACCCTGGGTGAGGCGAAGAACCATGTTGCCGCCCATCTTGCCCAGTCCGATCATGCCTAGTTTCATGGTTGTCCTCCCGGCGTGGAAGCGCTTCCGGCCCCCAGCCTCAACGTGCTGCACTATACGTCCGCGTCCGCGTGGCACGTCCAGGGCTGCCCCCGCGCCTTCAGGGCACATGAAGTCCGGCGCCCGCTGGCGTGAGCCTCTCGTTTGACAGATGGTTGTTGCCACAACTATTTTGGCGGCTGGCGTTCGCTGACCTGATCCGGCGCAGTCCGACCGCTACCCTGAACCCATGACCGACACTCCCACCCCCGGTGCGCCCGGCAGCCTGCACCACCGCGCCTACCTCGCGCTGCAACGTCTCGCGCTGCACCAGCAGCGGCAGGGCGCCGACCTGTTCCGTGACCACGGCCTCAGCGCCCCGCAGTTCAACGTCCTGCGCATCCTGCGCGGCGCCGGCGAGGGCGGCCTGACCTGCAGCGAGATCAGTGACCGCCTCCTCGACCACGACCCCGACGTCACCCGCCTCCTCGACCGCCTCCAGAAGGCCGGACTGGTCACCCGCGAGCGCGACCGCCCGGACCGCCGCATCGTCGCCACCCGCCTCACCGACGCCGGACGCGACCTGCTGACCCGCCTCGACCCGCCCCTGACCGCACTGCACGCCCGGCAGTTCGCGCACCTGACCGACACGCAACTGCGCGACCTGCTGACCCTGCTCGCCCCACCGGAGGACACCCCATGACCACCCGCACCGCGCCCGCCCTCAACCCCGACCTCGCTCTGCTGCTGCTGCGTCTTGCCACCGGGGTCGTGTTCGTCATGCACGGCGCGCAGAAATTCTTCACGTACACCCTGCCCGGCACCACCCAGGCCTTCACGCAGATGGGCGTGCCCGTCCCCGGCATCAGCGCCCCCGTGGTCGCCACCGTGGAACTGCTGGGCGGCCTGCTGCTGATCCTCGGCGTGTACAGCCGCGCCGCCGGGGTGCTGCTCGCCGTGAACATGCTCGTCGCGATCATTCTGGTGCACCTGAAGGCCGGGTTCTTCAACCCGAACGGCCTGGAATTCCCGCTCGTGCTGCTCGCCGCCAGCCTCGCCGTGGCGTTCGCCGGACCGGGCCGCCTGCGCGCCCCTATCGGGCAACCCTGAGCGGAGGTGACACGGCGCGCCGCGCCACGGGATCACCCCAGGCCCGGCGAGTTTCCTGTTCCGGGACCCCTCCCGCCGGTTCGGTGAAAGGGGAGACCAATGCCCGCCGGGCGCGGTGCTACGCTCCGGACATGACCGCACCCGCCCCCACCCCCGCAGCGGGCGACCTGCTGCCCCGCGCCGCACGCGGCGACCGCCTGACCCACGCCGAGATCGAGGCGCTGTACCACCAGCCCCTCCCGGACGTCGCCGCCGTCGCCCACCACCTGCGCCTCACGCGCCGCGACCCGGACACCGTCACGTTCCTGATCGACCGGAACATCAACTACACCAACATCTGCAACGTCGGCTGCAACTTCTGCGCCTTCTACCGCACCCGCCGCCAGAAAGACAGCTACACCCTCGACTACGAGCAGATCAGCCACAAGATCCGCGAACTCGAAGCGGTGGGCGGCACCCGCATCCTGCTGCAGGGCGGCGTGAACCCCGAACTGGGCCTGGACTACTACACGGGCCTGCTGCGGCACGTCAAGGCGCACCACCCCACCATCCGCATCGACGCCTTCTCCCCGGAAGAAGTCCTCTTCATGGAAAAGACCTTCGGCCTGAGCCTCGACGCGCTGCTCGACACGCTGATCGAGGCGGGCCTCGACGGGCTGCCCGGTGCGGGCGGCGAGATCCTCGAGGACGACGTGCGCGCCAAGGCCGCTCCCGCCCGCATCCGCAGCGAGGACTGGTTCCGCATCATCGACGCCGCGCAGCGCAAGGGCCTGTACACCATCGCCACCATGGTCATCGGCTTCGGCGAGACCTACGCGCAGCGCGCCAGCCACCTCCTGAAGATCCGCGAGCAGCAGGACAAGGCGAACCGCGACTACGACGGCAACGGCTTCTCCGGCTTCGCCATGTGGACCCTCCAGACCGAGCACACCCGTCTGCACGGCAAGGCCCCCGGCGCCACCGCGCACGAGTACCTCCAGCAGCTCGCCATCGCCCGCATC encodes:
- the queG gene encoding tRNA epoxyqueuosine(34) reductase QueG: MSASPHDRLHDLALSLGADAVGWAPAQVPRAAVDEYAGWLAAGRHAGMSYLERQLPVRADPSQRLSGVQSVLVLGVSHAFAPPPVPEGGVRVGRVARYAWTPDYHDQLQPVLSQLEAEAARLGVRARGYVDHGPVMERLFASGAFLGWRGKSGMLVSTSLGAFVTLAVLLTDLPHPGAAQAHPDRCGRCTRCVAACPTAAIGPDRAIDARRCVSYLTIEHRGPIPPELRPGMGEWLFGCDVCSEVCPWTLKAGPLARFLRPDPELAHPDLTRFFGVSEREFERQWAGTAFLRPRRKGMARNALTVLGNTRAPQGWPLLLMGAQDPAWEVREAAAWALAQWGETGHLAPLLDDPHEAVRTTAGWGLGVTASAGP
- a CDS encoding glucose-6-phosphate dehydrogenase assembly protein OpcA; this encodes MTYATDLKPLGPVDTTVRKAQATLDELWAQTDVETRAYTGNMIALTVKRHLGRVQEALAGLEGRYAGRQIIGVMDGTDDLTVHAALVPQSGGLYVERLTLEASPEQLQGAILPLIRPATVNHVWWGADSRPEGTLLAELTEIADQVIVDSLTLDVPPSRHYALADLGWSRSAGWREALAQLFDSPDAARQLGRVTHLTVRHAGKKDLPARLFAGFIASTLGWTDLSTVDFRLGRCGRENGDLCGVELRGDGVHFSLKAEQGDIALAACHWDDVQRVTEVTVPSMTLAQGLARVMARPERGEVFERAWALAKETL
- the zwf gene encoding glucose-6-phosphate dehydrogenase, whose product is MTRKSAKATDSAAKKPAAKKAGSKPTAKPTRARGVKASEVQENVTRKAAAQKVGVAEPAPKKKQVAPKKASPKRAAGAPGEDGTNPFRALMRRNRAPEPATLVIFGATGDLSRRKLLPAVFGLWQDGLLGSAFNIVGVGRQEMTDEQFKDYAIQALKDSKETDAIQPGSLEKFRELLYYEFGDFAGDEVYEKVGRELDRAEEAHGGRKNALFYLSTPPSLFEPISNGLGRLGLADESEGWRRLVIEKPFGRDLASARALNDAIHHVWNESQVYRIDHYLGKETVQNLMAIRFGNAIFEPLWNRGYVDHVQITASEDLGLEGRAGYYEEAGVVRDMLQNHLMQLFALTAMEPPAAFDADAIRDEKVKVLRAVKEIPAGRVPEVAVRGQYGAGTLYGEKVPGYRDEPGVREGSVTPTYVALKLEVDNWRWQGVPFFLRTGKRLPKKVTEIAVVFKRPPLGIFPGGLERNVLAFRIQPDEGVSLKFSSKTPGQEMVLREVVMDFRYDAFGAQLESPYSRLLLDAMVGDATLFPREDEVDLAWQIVSGILSVWDTDPARKPKKGEGPDFPNYTSGTWGPDAADDLMGDDRRWRRL
- the gnd gene encoding phosphogluconate dehydrogenase (NAD(+)-dependent, decarboxylating), with product MKLGMIGLGKMGGNMVLRLTQGGIEVTGYDRSEESVAQIERQGARGARSMDELIAALGEPGSRAVWVMVPAGKITQSVIDDLASRLAPGDIIIDGGNSNYKDSIRRAEELSARGIHFVDVGTSGGVWGLKEGYAMMIGGAEEAVERLRPAFEALAPAADRGWGRMGPAGSGHYVKMVHNGIEYGMMQAYAEGFELMKAHQDFNLDMAQIAELWRHGSVVRSWLLDLTAEALQNKAEFEKLSDYVADSGEGRWTIIDSIELGVPTPVITLATQMRFRSQQEVSYAGQMLSAMRRAFGGHAVKTIESPRQEGLVPEVAPGDHPKVAAPENIGQTASAGEGSAAEQLGETGQQRVKGDA
- a CDS encoding MarR family winged helix-turn-helix transcriptional regulator, with the translated sequence MTDTPTPGAPGSLHHRAYLALQRLALHQQRQGADLFRDHGLSAPQFNVLRILRGAGEGGLTCSEISDRLLDHDPDVTRLLDRLQKAGLVTRERDRPDRRIVATRLTDAGRDLLTRLDPPLTALHARQFAHLTDTQLRDLLTLLAPPEDTP
- a CDS encoding DoxX family protein, which codes for MTTRTAPALNPDLALLLLRLATGVVFVMHGAQKFFTYTLPGTTQAFTQMGVPVPGISAPVVATVELLGGLLLILGVYSRAAGVLLAVNMLVAIILVHLKAGFFNPNGLEFPLVLLAASLAVAFAGPGRLRAPIGQP